One genomic segment of Syngnathus acus chromosome 1, fSynAcu1.2, whole genome shotgun sequence includes these proteins:
- the LOC119122662 gene encoding hexokinase-1 isoform X1, with the protein MIAAQLLAYYFTELKDDQLKKIDKYLYSMRLSDDTLKDVMNRFRREMEDGLGHGTNPTATVKMLPTFVRSIPDGSEKGDFIALDLGGSNFRILRVKVTQDKKQPVQMESQVYETPDDIVHGSGTQLFDHVADCLGDFMEKQKIKDKKLPVGFTFSFPCAQTKLDEAVLLTWTKKFKASGVEGMDVVKLLNKAIKKQGDYEADIMAVVNDTVGTMMTCGFDDQRCEVGIIIGTGTNACYMEEMRHIDQVEGDEGRMCINTEWGAFGDDGSLEDLRTEFDREIDRGSINPGKQLFEKMASGMYMGELVRLILVKMAKEGLLFEGRITPELLTKGKIETKHVSAIEKTKEGLKKCMEILTRLGVEPSDEDCLAVQHVCTIVSFRSANLIAATLGGILARLKENKGVARLRTTVGIDGSLYKMHPQYARRLHKMVRRLVPDSDVRFLLSESGSGKGAAMVTAVAYRLTEQARQIQQTMAEFRLGKAQLLEVKKRMRVEIERGLRKDSHREATVKMLPTYVRSTPDGTENGDFLALDLGGTNFRVLLVKIRSGKKRSVEMHNKIYAIPIEVMQGTGEELFDHIVHCISDFLDYMGMKSARLPLGFTFSFPCHQTSLDAGILVTWTKGFKATDCEGEDVVELLREAIKRKEEFELDVVAIVNDTVGTMMTCAYEEPNCEVGLIAGTGSNACYMEEMRNIEIVEGNEGRMCVNMEWGAFGDNGCLDDIRTQYDQAVDENSLNEGKQRYEKMCSGMYLGEIVRQILIDLTKRGFLFRGQISETLKTRGIFETKFLSQIESDRLALLQVRAILQQLGLDSTCDDSIIVKEVCGTVSRRAAQICGAGMAAVVDKIRENRKLDHLDVTVGVDGTLYKLHPHFSKIFQQTVKELSPKCDVTFLLSEDGSGKGAALITAVGCRQREQEAQQH; encoded by the exons atgATTGCGGCTCAGCTCCTGGCCTACTACTTCACCGAGTTGAAGGATGATCAACTCAAAAAG ATCGACAAGTACCTCTACTCCATGCGGCTCTCTGACGATACGCTCAAGGACGTCATGAACCGTTTCCGCCGGGAGATGGAGGACGGCCTGGGCCACGGCACCAACCCCACCGCCACAGTCAAGATGCTGCCCACCTTCGTCAGGTCCATCCCTGACGGTTCAg AAAAGGGAGATTTCATCGCTCTGGACCTCGGGGGATCCAATTTTCGCATCCTGCGAGTCAAGGTGACCCAGGATAAAAAGCAGCCGGTTCAGATGGAGAGCCAGGTCTACGAGACCCCCGATGACATCGTTCACGGCAGCGGGACTCAG CTCTTTGACCATGTGGCCGATTGCCTGGGCGACTTTATGGAGAAACAAAAGATTAAGGACAAAAAGCTTCCCGTGGGATTCACCTTCTCTTTTCCCTGCGCCCAAACCAAACTGGACGAG GCCGTCTTACTGACGTGGACAAAGAAGTTTAAGGCCAGCGGCGTGGAAGGCATGGACGTTGTCAAACTCCTCAACAAGGCCATCAAGAAACAAGGG GACTACGAGGCTGACATCATGGCGGTGGTCAACGACACGGTGGGAACCATGATGACGTGCGGCTTTGACGATCAACGCTGCGAAGTGGGCATCATCATCG GAACGGGAACCAACGCCTGCTACATGGAGGAAATGCGTCACATCGACCAGGTGGAGGGCGACGAGGGTCGGATGTGCATCAACACCGAGTGGGGGGCCTTTGGGGACGACGGCTCCTTGGAGGACCTCCGCACCGAGTTTGaccgcgagatcgacaggggCTCCATCAACCCGGGAAAGCAGCT CTTTGAGAAGATGGCCAGCGGCATGTACATGGGGGAGCTGGTGCGACTCATTCTGGTCAAGATGGCCAAAGAAGGTCTGCTGTTTGAAGGACGCATCACACCTGAGCTCCTGACAAAAGGGAAGATTGAGACCAAGCATGTTTCTGCCATTGAAAA GACTAAGGAAGGTCTGAAGAAGTGCATGGAAATCCTAACCAGGCTCGGGGTGGAGCCGTCCGACGAAGACTGCCTGGCCGTGCAGCACGTGTGCACCATCGTGTCCTTCCGCTCGGCCAATCTGATCGCCGCCACCTTGGGCGGCATCCTCGCTCGCCTGAAGGAGAACAAAGGCGTGGCTCGCCTTCGCACCACCGTGGGCATCGACGGTTCTCTCTACAAGATGCACCCTCA GTACGCCCGGCGTCTGCACAAGATGGTACGCCGCCTGGTGCCGGACTCGGACGTCCGTTTCCTGCTGTCGGAGAGCGGGAGCGGCAAAGGCGCCGCCATGGTGACGGCGGTGGCTTACCGCCTGACGGAGCAGGCTCGGCAGATCCAACAGACCATGGCCGAGTTCCGGCTGGGCAAAGCCCAACTGCTGGAGGTGAAGAAACGCATGCGGGTGGAGATCGAAAGAGGTCTCAGGAAGGACTCGCACCGAGAGGCCACGGTCAAAATGTTGCCCACGTACGTCCGCAGCACACCGGACGGAACAG AAAACGGGGACTTCCTCGCTCTGGATCTTGGTGGGACCAACTTCCGGGTGCTTCTGGTAAAGATTCGCAGCGGGAAGAAGCGCTCGGTAGAGATGCACAACAAAATCTACGCCATTCCCATCGAGGTCATGCAGGGAACGGGAGAGGAG CTCTTCGACCACATTGTGCACTGCATCTCGGACTTCCTGGACTACATGGGTATGAAGAGTGCCCGTTTGCCTCTGGGCTTCACCTTCTCCTTCCCTTGCCATCAGACCAGCCTGGACGCT GGAATACTCGTGACCTGGACCAAAGGCTTCAAAGCTACCGACTGCGAGGGCGAAGATGTGGTGGAGCTTCTGAGGGAGGCCATCAAGAGGAAAGAG GAGTTCGAGCTGGACGTGGTTGCAATCGTCAACGACACCGTGGGCACCATGATGACTTGCGCTTATGAGGAACCCAACTGCGAGGTGGGCTTGATTGCAG ggACGGGCAGCAACGCTTGTTACATGGAGGAGATGAGGAACATTGAGATTGTGGAAGGGAATGAAGGTCGCATGTGCGTCAACATGGAATGGGGAGCGTTTGGAGACAACGGCTGCCTGGACGATATCCGAACCCAATACGACCAGGCGGTGGACGAGAACTCACTCAACGAAGGCAAACAAAG ATACGAGAAGATGTGCAGCGGCATGTACCTGGGAGAGATCGTCAGGCAGATTCTGATCGATCTCACCAAACGTGGATTTCTTTTCCGAGGACAGATTTCTGAAACGCTGAAGACTAGAGGCATCTTTGAGACAAAGTTCCTATCTCAGATCGAAAG CGATCGTTTGGCCCTGCTGCAGGTCCGGGCCATCCTGCAGCAGCTGGGGCTGGACAGCACCTGTGACGACAGTATCATCGTCAAGGAGGTTTGCGGTACCGTGTCCCGCCGCGCCGCCCAGATCTGCGGGGCCGGCATGGCGGCGGTGGTGGACAAGATCCGCGAGAACCGCAAACTGGACCACCTTGACGTGACCGTGGGCGTGGACGGAACGCTCTACAAGCTGCACCCACA CTTTTCCAAGATCTTCCAGCAAACGGTGAAAGAGCTCTCCCCCAAATGCGACGTGACCTTCctgctgtccgaggacggcaGCGGCAAGGGGGCTGCTCTCATCACGGCGGTGGGATGCCGTCAGAGGGAGCAGGAAGCTCAGCAACACTGA
- the LOC119122662 gene encoding hexokinase-1 isoform X2 yields the protein MRLSDDTLKDVMNRFRREMEDGLGHGTNPTATVKMLPTFVRSIPDGSEKGDFIALDLGGSNFRILRVKVTQDKKQPVQMESQVYETPDDIVHGSGTQLFDHVADCLGDFMEKQKIKDKKLPVGFTFSFPCAQTKLDEAVLLTWTKKFKASGVEGMDVVKLLNKAIKKQGDYEADIMAVVNDTVGTMMTCGFDDQRCEVGIIIGTGTNACYMEEMRHIDQVEGDEGRMCINTEWGAFGDDGSLEDLRTEFDREIDRGSINPGKQLFEKMASGMYMGELVRLILVKMAKEGLLFEGRITPELLTKGKIETKHVSAIEKTKEGLKKCMEILTRLGVEPSDEDCLAVQHVCTIVSFRSANLIAATLGGILARLKENKGVARLRTTVGIDGSLYKMHPQYARRLHKMVRRLVPDSDVRFLLSESGSGKGAAMVTAVAYRLTEQARQIQQTMAEFRLGKAQLLEVKKRMRVEIERGLRKDSHREATVKMLPTYVRSTPDGTENGDFLALDLGGTNFRVLLVKIRSGKKRSVEMHNKIYAIPIEVMQGTGEELFDHIVHCISDFLDYMGMKSARLPLGFTFSFPCHQTSLDAGILVTWTKGFKATDCEGEDVVELLREAIKRKEEFELDVVAIVNDTVGTMMTCAYEEPNCEVGLIAGTGSNACYMEEMRNIEIVEGNEGRMCVNMEWGAFGDNGCLDDIRTQYDQAVDENSLNEGKQRYEKMCSGMYLGEIVRQILIDLTKRGFLFRGQISETLKTRGIFETKFLSQIESDRLALLQVRAILQQLGLDSTCDDSIIVKEVCGTVSRRAAQICGAGMAAVVDKIRENRKLDHLDVTVGVDGTLYKLHPHFSKIFQQTVKELSPKCDVTFLLSEDGSGKGAALITAVGCRQREQEAQQH from the exons ATGCGGCTCTCTGACGATACGCTCAAGGACGTCATGAACCGTTTCCGCCGGGAGATGGAGGACGGCCTGGGCCACGGCACCAACCCCACCGCCACAGTCAAGATGCTGCCCACCTTCGTCAGGTCCATCCCTGACGGTTCAg AAAAGGGAGATTTCATCGCTCTGGACCTCGGGGGATCCAATTTTCGCATCCTGCGAGTCAAGGTGACCCAGGATAAAAAGCAGCCGGTTCAGATGGAGAGCCAGGTCTACGAGACCCCCGATGACATCGTTCACGGCAGCGGGACTCAG CTCTTTGACCATGTGGCCGATTGCCTGGGCGACTTTATGGAGAAACAAAAGATTAAGGACAAAAAGCTTCCCGTGGGATTCACCTTCTCTTTTCCCTGCGCCCAAACCAAACTGGACGAG GCCGTCTTACTGACGTGGACAAAGAAGTTTAAGGCCAGCGGCGTGGAAGGCATGGACGTTGTCAAACTCCTCAACAAGGCCATCAAGAAACAAGGG GACTACGAGGCTGACATCATGGCGGTGGTCAACGACACGGTGGGAACCATGATGACGTGCGGCTTTGACGATCAACGCTGCGAAGTGGGCATCATCATCG GAACGGGAACCAACGCCTGCTACATGGAGGAAATGCGTCACATCGACCAGGTGGAGGGCGACGAGGGTCGGATGTGCATCAACACCGAGTGGGGGGCCTTTGGGGACGACGGCTCCTTGGAGGACCTCCGCACCGAGTTTGaccgcgagatcgacaggggCTCCATCAACCCGGGAAAGCAGCT CTTTGAGAAGATGGCCAGCGGCATGTACATGGGGGAGCTGGTGCGACTCATTCTGGTCAAGATGGCCAAAGAAGGTCTGCTGTTTGAAGGACGCATCACACCTGAGCTCCTGACAAAAGGGAAGATTGAGACCAAGCATGTTTCTGCCATTGAAAA GACTAAGGAAGGTCTGAAGAAGTGCATGGAAATCCTAACCAGGCTCGGGGTGGAGCCGTCCGACGAAGACTGCCTGGCCGTGCAGCACGTGTGCACCATCGTGTCCTTCCGCTCGGCCAATCTGATCGCCGCCACCTTGGGCGGCATCCTCGCTCGCCTGAAGGAGAACAAAGGCGTGGCTCGCCTTCGCACCACCGTGGGCATCGACGGTTCTCTCTACAAGATGCACCCTCA GTACGCCCGGCGTCTGCACAAGATGGTACGCCGCCTGGTGCCGGACTCGGACGTCCGTTTCCTGCTGTCGGAGAGCGGGAGCGGCAAAGGCGCCGCCATGGTGACGGCGGTGGCTTACCGCCTGACGGAGCAGGCTCGGCAGATCCAACAGACCATGGCCGAGTTCCGGCTGGGCAAAGCCCAACTGCTGGAGGTGAAGAAACGCATGCGGGTGGAGATCGAAAGAGGTCTCAGGAAGGACTCGCACCGAGAGGCCACGGTCAAAATGTTGCCCACGTACGTCCGCAGCACACCGGACGGAACAG AAAACGGGGACTTCCTCGCTCTGGATCTTGGTGGGACCAACTTCCGGGTGCTTCTGGTAAAGATTCGCAGCGGGAAGAAGCGCTCGGTAGAGATGCACAACAAAATCTACGCCATTCCCATCGAGGTCATGCAGGGAACGGGAGAGGAG CTCTTCGACCACATTGTGCACTGCATCTCGGACTTCCTGGACTACATGGGTATGAAGAGTGCCCGTTTGCCTCTGGGCTTCACCTTCTCCTTCCCTTGCCATCAGACCAGCCTGGACGCT GGAATACTCGTGACCTGGACCAAAGGCTTCAAAGCTACCGACTGCGAGGGCGAAGATGTGGTGGAGCTTCTGAGGGAGGCCATCAAGAGGAAAGAG GAGTTCGAGCTGGACGTGGTTGCAATCGTCAACGACACCGTGGGCACCATGATGACTTGCGCTTATGAGGAACCCAACTGCGAGGTGGGCTTGATTGCAG ggACGGGCAGCAACGCTTGTTACATGGAGGAGATGAGGAACATTGAGATTGTGGAAGGGAATGAAGGTCGCATGTGCGTCAACATGGAATGGGGAGCGTTTGGAGACAACGGCTGCCTGGACGATATCCGAACCCAATACGACCAGGCGGTGGACGAGAACTCACTCAACGAAGGCAAACAAAG ATACGAGAAGATGTGCAGCGGCATGTACCTGGGAGAGATCGTCAGGCAGATTCTGATCGATCTCACCAAACGTGGATTTCTTTTCCGAGGACAGATTTCTGAAACGCTGAAGACTAGAGGCATCTTTGAGACAAAGTTCCTATCTCAGATCGAAAG CGATCGTTTGGCCCTGCTGCAGGTCCGGGCCATCCTGCAGCAGCTGGGGCTGGACAGCACCTGTGACGACAGTATCATCGTCAAGGAGGTTTGCGGTACCGTGTCCCGCCGCGCCGCCCAGATCTGCGGGGCCGGCATGGCGGCGGTGGTGGACAAGATCCGCGAGAACCGCAAACTGGACCACCTTGACGTGACCGTGGGCGTGGACGGAACGCTCTACAAGCTGCACCCACA CTTTTCCAAGATCTTCCAGCAAACGGTGAAAGAGCTCTCCCCCAAATGCGACGTGACCTTCctgctgtccgaggacggcaGCGGCAAGGGGGCTGCTCTCATCACGGCGGTGGGATGCCGTCAGAGGGAGCAGGAAGCTCAGCAACACTGA
- the LOC119115601 gene encoding centriole, cilia and spindle-associated protein-like isoform X1 produces MVTKKVRTEYMKKFREPKWETFSKCYEDSLHYRLTRRVMEHSHKPWFWEGGSVLSSGQSTPRTAGPRARCNRVAPLSVTAVTNQLMSSPGAGKPSNEEEEQEAEEEAVDADAVTPAEVAQTENAVSASPNPSGASDELEPANGPADSPDLNTDPPKATAVPTGQSCPRQGSCRSNKLSADRKPERAKSQPPLGGARDNQRSRCEDAHTSKVVTPNNGERCDASVQTPTMMLRPPDKRPASADRRRARSADPDKLRRWQLTTSASERWVTEYMRCFSARVR; encoded by the exons ATGGTGACCAAGAAAGTCCGAACGGAGTACATGAAGAAGTTCCGGGAGCCCAAGTGGGAGACCTTTTCCAAATGCTACGAGGATTCCCTACATTACCGCCTGACTCGGCGGGTCATGGAGCACTCGCACAAGCCCTGGTTCTGGGAGGGCGGCTCTGTGCTATCCAGCGGCCAGTCCACGCCCAGGACCGCCGGACCTCGGGCCAGATGCAACCGGGTGGCTCCGCTGTCCGTTACCGCCGTAACAAACCAGCTGATGTCCAGTCCTGGTGCCGGGAAGCCGTcaaacgaggaggaggagcaggaagcAGAGGAGGAAGCCGTGGACGCCGATGCAGtgacacctgcag AAGTGGCACAGACAGAAAACGCGGTCTCAGCTTCTCCTAACCCGAGCGGCGCCTCAGACGAGCTGGAGCCCGCCAACGGCCCAGCAGACTCACCCGACTTGAACACGGATCCACCCAAGGCAACGGCGGTACCGACAGGACAATCCTGCCCCCGCCAGGGCAGTTGCCGCAGCAACAAGTTGTCAGCTGACCGCAAACCAGAGCGCGCTAAGAGCCAACCGCCACTGGGGGGCGCCAGGGACAACCAGCGGAGCCGATGCGAAGACGCTCACACCAGCAAAGTTGTAACGCCCAACAAT GGCGAGCGTTGCGACGCAAGTGTCCAGACACCGACCATGATGTTGCGTCCTCCCGACAAGCGTCCGGCGAGCGCCGATCGCCGTCGCGCTCGCTCAGCCGACCCGGACAAGCTGAGACGCTGGCAGCTGACGACGTCCGCCTCCGAGCGCTGGGTGACGGAGTACATGCGCTGCTTCTCTGCACGGGTCAGGTAG
- the LOC119115601 gene encoding centriole, cilia and spindle-associated protein-like isoform X2, producing the protein MVTKKVRTEYMKKFREPKWETFSKCYEDSLHYRLTRRVMEHSHKPWFWEGGSVLSSGQSTPRTAGPRARCNRVAPLSVTAVTNQLMSSPGAGKPSNEEEEQEAEEEAVDADAVTPAVAQTENAVSASPNPSGASDELEPANGPADSPDLNTDPPKATAVPTGQSCPRQGSCRSNKLSADRKPERAKSQPPLGGARDNQRSRCEDAHTSKVVTPNNGERCDASVQTPTMMLRPPDKRPASADRRRARSADPDKLRRWQLTTSASERWVTEYMRCFSARVR; encoded by the exons ATGGTGACCAAGAAAGTCCGAACGGAGTACATGAAGAAGTTCCGGGAGCCCAAGTGGGAGACCTTTTCCAAATGCTACGAGGATTCCCTACATTACCGCCTGACTCGGCGGGTCATGGAGCACTCGCACAAGCCCTGGTTCTGGGAGGGCGGCTCTGTGCTATCCAGCGGCCAGTCCACGCCCAGGACCGCCGGACCTCGGGCCAGATGCAACCGGGTGGCTCCGCTGTCCGTTACCGCCGTAACAAACCAGCTGATGTCCAGTCCTGGTGCCGGGAAGCCGTcaaacgaggaggaggagcaggaagcAGAGGAGGAAGCCGTGGACGCCGATGCAGtgacacctgcag TGGCACAGACAGAAAACGCGGTCTCAGCTTCTCCTAACCCGAGCGGCGCCTCAGACGAGCTGGAGCCCGCCAACGGCCCAGCAGACTCACCCGACTTGAACACGGATCCACCCAAGGCAACGGCGGTACCGACAGGACAATCCTGCCCCCGCCAGGGCAGTTGCCGCAGCAACAAGTTGTCAGCTGACCGCAAACCAGAGCGCGCTAAGAGCCAACCGCCACTGGGGGGCGCCAGGGACAACCAGCGGAGCCGATGCGAAGACGCTCACACCAGCAAAGTTGTAACGCCCAACAAT GGCGAGCGTTGCGACGCAAGTGTCCAGACACCGACCATGATGTTGCGTCCTCCCGACAAGCGTCCGGCGAGCGCCGATCGCCGTCGCGCTCGCTCAGCCGACCCGGACAAGCTGAGACGCTGGCAGCTGACGACGTCCGCCTCCGAGCGCTGGGTGACGGAGTACATGCGCTGCTTCTCTGCACGGGTCAGGTAG